In Cynocephalus volans isolate mCynVol1 chromosome 3, mCynVol1.pri, whole genome shotgun sequence, one DNA window encodes the following:
- the CCL26 gene encoding C-C motif chemokine 26: protein MAQAVADLGETNYMTSGGQAEQRLKDFMKSPSIGGLFSSPQMELCGPPEEDKTGSCDLARSCSFQYSRRVIPWVWVQTYEYASSSCSQKTIHYYTKRGKKICAQLKEKWVQRYISLSKTQQQL, encoded by the exons ATGGCGCAAGCTGTAGCCGACCTAGGGGAAACAAATTATATGACTTCCGGAGGGCAGGCTGAGCAGAGGCTGAAGGACTTCATGAAGTCACCCTCTATTGGGGGCCTCTTTAGTTCTCCCCAAATGGAGCTGTGTGGTCCTCCAGAGGAGGACAAGACAG GTAGCTGTGACTTGGCCAGGTCCTGCTCCTTCCAATACAGCCGGAGGGTAATTCCCTGGGTCTGGGTGCAAACCTATGAATATGCCAGCAGCAGCTGCTCCCAGAAGACT ATTCACTATTATACTAAAAGAGGCAAGAAAATCTGTGCCCAACTGAAGGAAAAGTGGGTGCAAAGATATATTTCTTTATCAAAGACTCAGCAACAATTGTGA